The Patescibacteria group bacterium genome has a segment encoding these proteins:
- the rplT gene encoding 50S ribosomal protein L20, with protein sequence MRVKRGTTHVKRRRNLLKQAKGFKWGRKNKIKQAKIAVTKSGVHAHRDRRKKKRDRRGLQQVRIGAAARTQGVSYSRLMGALSKKKIILDRKVLANIANDYPAVFNALVKSVQ encoded by the coding sequence ATGAGAGTCAAACGTGGAACTACACATGTCAAACGGCGCCGTAACTTGCTGAAGCAGGCTAAGGGTTTCAAGTGGGGCCGAAAGAACAAGATCAAACAAGCCAAGATCGCCGTCACTAAATCCGGTGTCCACGCGCATCGCGATCGGCGCAAAAAGAAACGCGATCGGCGCGGCCTGCAGCAAGTCCGGATCGGCGCCGCGGCTCGCACCCAGGGCGTCTCTTATTCCCGCTTGATGGGCGCGTTGAGTAAGAAGAAGATTATCCTGGATCGCAAAGTTCTGGCCAATATAGCCAACGACTATCCGGCGGTATTCAACGCGCTGGTCAAGTCAGTGCAATAA
- a CDS encoding septum formation initiator family protein, producing the protein MKKSPSAGILRRLLNSKVLIIVELSVVVFFSVAVVKEIIRRWEINHEIKDLQTQINAAKGKSTELSGLIDYFQSDYYREKEARLKLGLQKEGEQAVTIPGMQNTATAMVATYSDTTTHQETVSIPTKWWNYFFKKTN; encoded by the coding sequence ATGAAAAAAAGCCCATCAGCCGGTATATTACGGCGATTACTAAATTCAAAGGTGCTGATAATCGTGGAATTAAGCGTGGTGGTGTTTTTTTCCGTCGCTGTAGTCAAGGAAATCATCCGACGCTGGGAGATAAACCATGAGATTAAGGACTTACAGACACAGATCAACGCCGCTAAAGGCAAAAGCACCGAACTATCGGGTTTGATAGATTATTTTCAGTCGGATTACTATCGCGAAAAAGAGGCGCGACTGAAGCTGGGCCTGCAAAAAGAGGGTGAGCAGGCGGTAACAATTCCGGGGATGCAGAATACGGCCACCGCAATGGTAGCGACATATTCAGACACTACTACACACCAAGAGACCGTATCGATACCGACCAAATGGTGGAACTACTTTTTCAAAAAAACAAACTAA
- a CDS encoding PH domain-containing protein, which yields MFESNFTRNLKEGEELIEIVRRFYISYLWQALVALIFILLPFFLIFPLFRWGWPGIIMFFTLLIFGIIFGIRQTLIYFLNALVITDQRIIDFDQRGLFNRVVSEATYEKIQDVSFSIKGVWQTLYHYGDLQIQTAGNHITLEICDIANPQRVQDRIVDLQSQVPEPAAENLSAAELLDMVTKIKKGIGEDTFNRLAHTGRSTPKRS from the coding sequence ATGTTCGAGAGTAATTTTACAAGAAATCTTAAAGAAGGGGAAGAGCTGATCGAAATTGTCCGGCGATTTTACATTAGCTACCTATGGCAAGCCCTGGTAGCTCTAATTTTTATTCTGTTGCCTTTTTTCTTGATATTTCCACTTTTTCGTTGGGGTTGGCCTGGAATAATAATGTTCTTTACCCTGTTAATATTTGGAATAATATTTGGCATTCGTCAGACCTTGATTTATTTCCTCAATGCTCTGGTTATCACCGATCAGCGGATTATTGACTTTGATCAACGGGGCTTGTTTAATCGGGTGGTATCAGAGGCTACCTATGAAAAAATACAGGATGTTAGCTTTAGTATAAAAGGTGTATGGCAAACCCTGTATCATTATGGCGATCTCCAGATTCAAACCGCCGGCAATCATATTACTTTAGAAATATGCGATATCGCCAACCCGCAAAGAGTCCAGGACCGAATCGTCGATTTACAAAGCCAGGTTCCCGAACCAGCCGCTGAGAACCTATCGGCGGCAGAGCTTCTAGATATGGTAACCAAAATAAAGAAGGGGATCGGCGAGGACACCTTTAACCGACTGGCTCACACTGGACGATCCACACCCAAACGCAGCTAG
- a CDS encoding septal ring lytic transglycosylase RlpA family protein, with the protein MQTATIITSTKLIRQFIVGAFMVIGISVIIRPVQAAEIVQQVYLDQPTITKGYTVVTPDTNLRVGIVSGVVMEPVTVTVKSITQEEIVPPEGFTLVSHVYEYDLIGQTNPLILSKPYRLAMKYTSDNRREKSLYYWNKLTAAWVKLPSQTNWEANEVRAASPLPYSLIAVFEAQASVRQPLILSVSSTSDVTAAFDDGSAKAVLPKGAVVNTAVLTLKDSDVSPIQNGLRLVSPSYIFDITGTTQTKLNQLLTLTIKYDTDTIYRRNIYYWDRNANSWRLLPSTVDYDAHTVTARTTLKYALVGVLETDEPVVQEGKATWYPSKKYPHGAASNVFPYNTRLKVTNLDNNKSTVVTVKSTGAFKLPCVIDLVKTAFSEVANTGQGIIHRVRVEKI; encoded by the coding sequence ATGCAAACTGCGACCATTATAACGTCAACCAAACTAATTCGTCAATTTATTGTTGGCGCATTTATGGTTATTGGAATTTCCGTTATCATCAGGCCGGTCCAAGCCGCCGAAATTGTTCAGCAAGTATATTTGGATCAACCAACAATAACCAAAGGTTATACGGTGGTTACTCCAGACACAAATCTACGGGTGGGAATAGTGTCAGGTGTGGTGATGGAGCCGGTTACGGTTACTGTAAAGAGTATTACTCAAGAAGAAATTGTACCGCCAGAAGGTTTTACCCTAGTTAGCCACGTTTATGAATACGATTTGATTGGCCAAACTAACCCGCTGATTCTTTCAAAGCCATACCGATTAGCGATGAAATACACCTCGGACAATCGTCGAGAGAAAAGCCTATACTATTGGAATAAATTAACAGCCGCTTGGGTAAAATTGCCCAGTCAAACGAATTGGGAAGCCAACGAGGTGCGCGCTGCCAGCCCGCTGCCTTACTCGTTGATAGCGGTATTTGAAGCCCAGGCCAGCGTCCGCCAGCCTTTAATACTATCCGTGTCTTCGACGTCTGATGTAACGGCAGCCTTCGATGATGGCAGCGCCAAAGCCGTGCTGCCCAAAGGCGCCGTTGTAAACACAGCCGTACTAACATTGAAAGATTCTGACGTGTCACCAATCCAAAATGGCTTGCGTTTGGTGTCGCCTTCCTATATATTTGATATAACTGGTACGACACAAACCAAACTAAACCAACTGCTGACGCTGACGATAAAGTACGACACGGACACTATCTATCGGCGCAATATTTATTACTGGGATCGCAATGCCAACAGCTGGCGATTGCTGCCCAGCACAGTTGATTACGATGCTCACACCGTGACTGCACGCACAACACTGAAATACGCCCTGGTAGGCGTGCTGGAAACCGACGAGCCAGTCGTACAGGAGGGCAAAGCTACGTGGTATCCAAGTAAAAAGTACCCCCACGGTGCTGCAAGTAATGTTTTCCCGTATAACACAAGATTAAAGGTAACTAATTTGGATAATAACAAATCTACCGTTGTCACAGTAAAGTCAACAGGCGCTTTCAAACTACCGTGTGTAATCGATTTAGTTAAAACAGCATTTAGTGAGGTTGCTAACACGGGGCAGGGTATAATTCATAGGGTCCGGGTTGAAAAAATCTAA
- a CDS encoding alpha/beta fold hydrolase yields MQSEDYRHSFEYGPTDAPESALLVHGLTGSTYDVSGLGEHLASLGYRVRGVLLPGHGTKPSDLNKVGRSDWLNAVEDQWSGMAGVKHFVGLSLGGIIGAYLTATKKIAPNTLTIISAPVYYPKSWMHRWVIPWLYAVKKYSKKYWIKPEQFEWYSQRGKYVVIPLRGSLEAYHLAEETRPVLGRISAPTLIVHSRHDPVVAARSVDAMSKKIVHSQICWSDEPEHRLLGSERSQALYQRIAEFVKSNGDRTGVHSVLERR; encoded by the coding sequence ATGCAAAGTGAAGATTATCGCCACTCGTTTGAATACGGCCCAACCGATGCTCCAGAGTCTGCCCTGTTGGTACATGGTCTGACCGGCAGCACTTATGACGTCTCTGGTTTGGGGGAGCACTTGGCTAGCCTCGGGTATCGGGTTCGGGGCGTGCTTTTGCCCGGACACGGGACTAAACCATCTGATTTAAACAAGGTTGGCCGAAGCGATTGGCTTAACGCGGTCGAAGATCAGTGGAGCGGAATGGCCGGCGTAAAACACTTCGTTGGGTTATCGCTGGGCGGCATTATCGGTGCGTATTTGACTGCCACTAAAAAAATAGCACCCAACACGCTGACAATAATTAGCGCCCCGGTTTATTATCCTAAATCGTGGATGCATCGCTGGGTGATACCGTGGTTATACGCCGTTAAAAAATATTCGAAAAAATATTGGATTAAACCGGAGCAATTTGAGTGGTATAGTCAGAGGGGGAAATATGTAGTGATACCATTACGCGGCTCATTGGAGGCATATCATTTAGCTGAGGAGACCCGGCCGGTACTTGGTCGGATATCAGCACCCACTTTGATCGTTCATTCGCGTCACGACCCGGTAGTTGCGGCCAGAAGTGTTGATGCGATGTCGAAAAAAATAGTTCACAGCCAAATTTGTTGGTCGGATGAGCCAGAACACAGACTGCTGGGCAGCGAACGCAGTCAGGCACTATATCAGCGTATTGCGGAGTTTGTTAAATCAAACGGTGACCGTACGGGGGTGCACAGCGTCTTGGAGCGACGCTAA
- a CDS encoding vitamin K epoxide reductase family protein, with the protein MKLSTALKVTLVFGLGGVIFSGYLSYYNIWGSGCEHAFISCGGAKAVKIFGQPTCVYGFFMFLITAILSLIGLAKSSKLGWLKSVFVVALIGTLFSLSLSIYELWIIDTTVNGLPACVYGFFFYAVALIASIFGLTAKTNLPAVQNTPPSSTPI; encoded by the coding sequence ATGAAGCTATCGACCGCGCTCAAAGTTACGTTAGTTTTTGGCCTCGGTGGGGTGATATTTTCCGGTTACCTGAGTTATTACAATATCTGGGGGTCCGGCTGCGAACATGCCTTTATCAGCTGCGGGGGAGCCAAGGCCGTCAAGATTTTTGGCCAGCCGACCTGCGTCTATGGCTTCTTCATGTTTCTGATCACCGCTATATTATCCCTGATTGGACTGGCGAAATCAAGTAAACTAGGCTGGTTAAAGAGTGTCTTCGTTGTAGCATTAATTGGCACGTTATTTTCGCTTAGTCTGTCAATCTATGAGCTCTGGATTATCGATACAACTGTCAATGGTTTGCCAGCCTGCGTTTATGGCTTCTTCTTCTACGCCGTGGCGCTGATTGCGTCTATTTTTGGCCTGACTGCCAAGACAAATTTACCCGCGGTTCAAAACACGCCGCCGTCTTCCACGCCGATCTAG
- the infC gene encoding translation initiation factor IF-3, translating to MSKQHTRVNHQIKSPQVRVVDENQGLVGVMPTYEALRIAQERSVDLVEIAPTANPPVCKLMDFGAFKYRQEKTERKQRLKQKKVEVKGVRISLKIGQHDLDHRVNLSRKFLEQGDKVRLEMILRGRELQHQDLARQKITDFIAAVGNAAIEAPLSRMGNRFIVLITNNNAKTENS from the coding sequence ATAAGCAAGCAACACACTCGAGTCAACCATCAGATTAAGTCGCCCCAGGTCCGGGTGGTTGATGAAAATCAGGGTCTAGTTGGGGTAATGCCGACTTATGAAGCATTGCGCATCGCACAGGAACGCAGTGTTGATCTGGTAGAAATAGCGCCGACGGCGAATCCGCCCGTCTGCAAGCTGATGGATTTCGGCGCCTTCAAATACCGCCAGGAAAAAACCGAGCGTAAACAGCGCTTGAAGCAGAAGAAAGTCGAGGTCAAAGGTGTCCGCATTTCGCTCAAAATCGGCCAGCACGATTTGGATCATCGGGTTAACCTCTCGCGTAAGTTCCTGGAGCAGGGCGACAAGGTTCGCCTGGAAATGATTCTCCGGGGACGTGAATTGCAACATCAAGACCTGGCTCGACAGAAAATAACCGATTTCATCGCCGCGGTTGGTAATGCCGCCATCGAGGCACCGCTGAGCCGGATGGGAAACAGATTTATCGTATTAATCACCAACAATAATGCCAAAACTGAAAACTCATAA
- a CDS encoding peptidylprolyl isomerase, with amino-acid sequence MTKTPTSKEQEIPSAGISGLNPEEKVAARKEILDIIKEANVPNNRPTKKLEPKILKKPIITPKTTAMKMDPIRKMTSEQPHIIEQPNVASAPKPPKQPNTSPRRSLGYVGLALLVIIVLGLGVAAYGFYRLDWSNQISVRVAKAVSLPAVIVNNKLVSYKNYDHDVSALKQYYEKQKAAQPAAVSMPSDQELKTIILDKLVQDEVLSQKAKEMSISITDQEVDNEMQNVITDAGGEELLKQSLSDLYGWGVQDFKTTVLKPYLLRQKIQTKLNSDDGLPANIDAKKRIEDVLALARDPNNKFEDLANKYNEDIASPNGGDLGYLAKQDVVAEFADAAFALEPGQISNVVRSQYGFHIIKLEEKLTSTGKESTTIPAGVETVHVRHILIKTQDIDSWLKEKVDDSKVYRLLK; translated from the coding sequence ATGACAAAAACGCCAACGTCCAAGGAGCAGGAAATACCGTCGGCTGGAATTTCTGGGTTGAATCCAGAGGAGAAAGTGGCGGCTCGAAAAGAGATTCTTGATATTATAAAAGAAGCCAACGTGCCAAATAACCGGCCAACAAAAAAACTCGAGCCAAAGATTCTAAAAAAGCCAATAATAACACCTAAAACAACGGCCATGAAAATGGATCCAATTCGCAAAATGACTAGCGAGCAGCCACACATCATCGAACAGCCAAATGTGGCGTCGGCGCCAAAACCACCCAAGCAGCCAAATACAAGTCCGAGGCGTAGCCTGGGCTACGTTGGTCTGGCGCTTTTGGTTATTATCGTCTTAGGGCTGGGTGTGGCCGCCTATGGTTTTTATAGACTAGATTGGAGCAATCAGATATCGGTGCGAGTGGCTAAGGCGGTTTCATTGCCAGCCGTTATCGTCAACAATAAGCTGGTATCATACAAGAATTACGATCACGATGTCAGCGCACTGAAACAATACTACGAGAAGCAAAAGGCGGCTCAACCGGCGGCGGTATCCATGCCATCCGATCAAGAATTGAAGACAATTATTCTAGATAAGTTAGTACAGGACGAAGTGCTGAGCCAAAAAGCCAAAGAAATGAGCATTAGCATCACGGATCAGGAGGTTGATAATGAGATGCAAAATGTTATTACTGATGCCGGCGGTGAAGAGTTATTAAAGCAGTCATTAAGCGATCTCTATGGCTGGGGAGTGCAGGATTTCAAAACCACCGTTCTTAAGCCGTATTTATTACGGCAAAAAATCCAGACAAAACTAAACAGCGATGACGGCTTACCGGCCAATATAGATGCGAAAAAACGGATTGAAGATGTATTGGCATTAGCCAGAGATCCCAATAATAAATTTGAAGATCTGGCCAATAAGTACAACGAAGATATCGCATCGCCCAATGGCGGTGATCTGGGATACTTGGCAAAGCAGGACGTAGTAGCAGAATTCGCTGATGCTGCTTTTGCCCTAGAGCCAGGACAGATCAGCAATGTGGTCAGATCACAATACGGCTTCCATATTATCAAACTGGAAGAAAAACTGACCAGCACCGGCAAAGAAAGCACAACTATACCGGCGGGTGTGGAGACGGTCCACGTGCGTCATATATTGATCAAGACGCAAGATATCGATAGCTGGCTAAAGGAAAAAGTCGACGATTCAAAAGTCTATCGTCTATTAAAGTAG
- the ftsE gene encoding cell division ATP-binding protein FtsE, translated as MIQFKNVSKIYKPNTVALKNLNLHIRPGEFVSIVGQSGTGKTTMMKMIIAEEKPTKGKIIVGGWDITNISASEVPILRRQIGVVFQDFKLLLKKTVYENIAFALEVAGASHDKIASIVPQALKIVNLEDKADRFPKQLSGGEQQRVVIARALVHRPKIIIADEPTGNLDTINVQEIIDLLVKINKFGTTVVLVTHNRDIVNSLRQRVITLDQGQVISDQDKGKYLL; from the coding sequence ATGATTCAGTTCAAAAACGTCAGTAAAATATACAAACCCAACACGGTAGCGCTGAAAAACCTCAACCTGCATATTCGGCCGGGCGAGTTTGTGTCCATTGTCGGGCAGTCCGGTACCGGCAAGACCACCATGATGAAGATGATCATTGCCGAAGAGAAGCCGACCAAGGGTAAAATCATCGTGGGCGGCTGGGATATTACGAATATCAGCGCGTCAGAAGTGCCGATATTGCGCCGGCAGATTGGGGTCGTGTTTCAGGATTTCAAATTGTTACTGAAGAAAACCGTCTATGAAAACATCGCCTTTGCGCTCGAAGTAGCTGGCGCATCACACGATAAAATCGCCAGTATCGTGCCTCAGGCTCTGAAAATCGTTAATCTGGAAGACAAAGCCGATCGTTTTCCCAAGCAGCTGTCCGGTGGCGAGCAACAGCGGGTGGTAATCGCCCGGGCGTTGGTGCATCGGCCCAAGATAATTATAGCCGACGAGCCGACCGGTAATCTTGACACAATTAATGTCCAAGAAATTATCGACCTGCTGGTCAAGATTAATAAGTTCGGCACGACGGTTGTCTTAGTCACGCATAACCGGGACATTGTCAATTCACTGCGTCAGCGCGTGATCACGCTCGACCAGGGGCAAGTAATATCCGACCAAGATAAAGGCAAGTATCTACTTTAA
- the rpmI gene encoding 50S ribosomal protein L35: MPKLKTHKGTKKRFRLTGRNKVMHRTAGQDHFNTRESGNATRNKRRDAGLDKTSRSTNKKLIPYR; encoded by the coding sequence ATGCCAAAACTGAAAACTCATAAAGGCACCAAGAAGCGGTTCCGGCTCACTGGCCGGAATAAAGTCATGCATCGCACCGCCGGCCAAGATCATTTTAACACTCGTGAATCGGGTAACGCGACCCGCAACAAACGTCGCGATGCCGGCCTGGACAAGACCAGCCGCAGCACGAATAAGAAACTTATCCCGTATCGTTAA
- the lepA gene encoding translation elongation factor 4, translating to MTNTQDIRNFCVIAHIDHGKSTLADRLLEFTHTVPKRQMKDQLLDQMDLERERGITIKLQPVQMKYTNHAGRIFTYNLIDTPGHADFSYEVSRTLAAVEGAVLLVDATQGIEAQTLSHLYLAMQEELAIIPVINKIDLPNSDVPKVTAEITKLLGVKPEEILTVSGKTGQNVDALLDAIWRRVPPPEFREGRPFRGLIFDSKFDDYRGVVAYVRCVDGRLTTGQPLRLIGSKSEADTLEVGCFTPKLEARPSIETGQIGYIVTGLKEVAECRVGDTIVLSKMPYPERLPGYQDVKPMVFAGLYAREGNDYPKLRDAVDKLKLNDAAFTFEPENFPALGFGFRAGFLGLLHLEIVQERLRREYNLDLVVTAPGVAYRVTRRGQKQSRIIHSPQELPKPEEIEMIEEPWLTLDIVSPSSYIGAIMQLVQEGHGVYKDMEYLDAERVIIHNDIPLSSVIVDFYDRLKSVTRGYASMNYEYRDYHKADLVKLDILLAESNVEPLATIVRRDEAYHIGRRVVENLKTLLTRQMFEVKIQAAISGKIIASARLSAMRKDVTAKLYGGDVTRKRKLLEKQKKGKKRMMAMGQVELPTEAYLSLLRRK from the coding sequence GTGACTAATACCCAGGACATAAGAAACTTTTGCGTGATCGCCCATATTGATCATGGCAAGTCAACATTAGCTGACCGGCTGTTAGAATTTACCCACACGGTTCCCAAGCGTCAGATGAAAGATCAGCTGCTCGATCAAATGGATCTCGAACGGGAACGTGGCATAACAATCAAGCTCCAGCCGGTCCAGATGAAATATACCAATCACGCTGGCCGGATTTTTACCTACAATCTGATAGATACACCGGGTCACGCTGATTTCTCCTATGAAGTTTCACGGACGCTGGCTGCCGTCGAGGGTGCCGTGTTGCTGGTTGACGCGACCCAGGGCATCGAGGCGCAAACATTATCCCATCTTTACCTGGCCATGCAGGAAGAATTGGCCATCATACCGGTGATCAATAAAATAGATTTACCCAACTCCGACGTACCAAAAGTCACGGCCGAAATAACGAAACTACTGGGTGTCAAACCTGAAGAAATCCTAACGGTATCTGGCAAAACTGGTCAAAACGTGGACGCGCTCCTTGACGCGATCTGGCGTCGGGTGCCGCCACCGGAGTTCCGTGAGGGACGGCCATTTCGGGGCTTGATATTCGACTCGAAGTTTGACGACTATCGCGGCGTCGTGGCCTACGTCCGTTGCGTTGATGGCCGCCTCACCACCGGCCAGCCGCTGCGGTTAATCGGCTCGAAGAGCGAAGCCGATACGCTTGAGGTAGGATGTTTCACCCCCAAACTGGAAGCTCGTCCGAGCATTGAGACTGGTCAAATCGGATATATCGTCACTGGTTTAAAAGAAGTGGCCGAATGCCGGGTGGGCGATACCATCGTATTATCCAAGATGCCATACCCGGAACGCCTGCCGGGCTATCAGGACGTAAAACCGATGGTATTTGCCGGCCTGTACGCCCGAGAGGGCAATGATTATCCCAAACTACGGGACGCAGTCGACAAGCTTAAATTAAATGACGCGGCTTTTACTTTTGAACCGGAAAACTTTCCCGCCTTAGGTTTTGGCTTTCGGGCGGGATTCTTGGGTTTGTTACATCTGGAGATAGTCCAGGAACGACTGCGGCGCGAATATAACCTTGATCTCGTCGTGACCGCACCGGGCGTGGCTTACCGGGTAACGCGGCGTGGACAAAAGCAATCCCGTATCATACACAGCCCCCAAGAGCTGCCGAAACCGGAGGAGATCGAAATGATTGAAGAACCGTGGCTGACTCTCGATATTGTCAGCCCATCGTCCTATATCGGCGCAATTATGCAATTGGTACAGGAAGGGCACGGTGTGTATAAGGACATGGAGTACCTGGATGCTGAGCGGGTAATAATACATAATGATATCCCGTTGTCTAGCGTCATCGTGGATTTTTATGATAGACTAAAAAGCGTCACCAGAGGGTATGCCTCAATGAATTACGAGTATCGGGACTATCATAAAGCTGATTTGGTTAAGCTTGATATCCTGCTGGCGGAATCAAATGTCGAGCCCCTGGCAACCATAGTTCGGCGCGACGAAGCCTATCATATCGGACGTCGCGTGGTTGAAAATCTGAAAACACTATTAACCAGGCAGATGTTCGAGGTAAAGATACAGGCCGCTATTTCTGGCAAAATAATCGCCTCGGCCAGATTGTCAGCGATGCGCAAAGATGTCACGGCCAAACTTTATGGCGGTGATGTCACCCGAAAACGCAAATTGCTCGAGAAGCAAAAGAAGGGCAAAAAACGCATGATGGCTATGGGGCAGGTTGAGCTGCCGACGGAAGCCTATCTCAGTCTCTTGCGGCGAAAGTGA
- a CDS encoding Gmad2 immunoglobulin-like domain-containing protein, with protein MPNPTSRKLNWPTIILVIIAIAAGLAIGYFQWHQPDNADIAALDPNANGNHNTNGNANNTNSLSNVNVNGNDNANQNTNTAGNTNTGNATELSDLIQLDSPRANRVINSPISGNGQARGSWFFEASFPVRLEDANGRVIAQTQAQADGDWMTSEFVPFTFSLTAQLTYNQTYWLVLERDNPSGQANTTQALRVPVRSGAGIR; from the coding sequence ATGCCCAACCCAACATCACGAAAATTAAATTGGCCCACCATTATCCTAGTAATCATTGCGATTGCAGCCGGACTGGCGATCGGGTATTTTCAATGGCACCAGCCTGACAACGCCGATATTGCGGCGTTGGACCCCAATGCTAACGGCAACCATAATACCAATGGAAACGCCAACAATACCAACAGCTTGTCAAACGTCAATGTAAACGGTAATGATAACGCAAATCAAAACACCAACACGGCTGGAAATACTAACACCGGTAATGCCACCGAACTGTCTGATTTAATACAGCTCGATTCACCCAGAGCGAATCGTGTAATCAACAGTCCAATAAGTGGCAATGGGCAAGCGCGAGGTAGCTGGTTTTTCGAAGCCAGTTTTCCCGTGCGGCTGGAAGATGCCAATGGCCGTGTTATCGCTCAAACTCAGGCGCAAGCTGACGGTGACTGGATGACCAGTGAATTCGTTCCGTTTACGTTCTCTCTCACTGCCCAATTGACTTATAATCAGACATATTGGCTAGTGTTGGAACGGGACAACCCGTCGGGACAGGCCAACACTACCCAGGCATTACGCGTGCCAGTCCGCAGTGGCGCTGGAATTCGCTAA
- a CDS encoding permease-like cell division protein FtsX: MISFIRALKFALQSFYRNIWLSVATVLILVLTLFSVSLVGMINVIGNRAVASIKDKVDVSVYFQPEVPESTVQSVQAKLQAVNGVRDVEYINRDEAQRRFLEKYQNDPVIQETLKILEDNPFGATLVIRANDFNDYPVIISALSDPEYKDLIENRDFQDYTSIINRLDHMTDRLYQVAMIVTIIFVIIAILVIFNTIRITIYTHREEIGIMRLVGATNWFIRGPFILESVLYAIISTVVSLLIFYPFLRYITPQVSSFFEGYNMNLTAYFSQYMLDIVGLQLIVALILSVGSSMIAISRHLKV, encoded by the coding sequence ATGATATCATTTATCCGCGCGTTAAAATTTGCCCTGCAAAGCTTCTATCGCAACATATGGCTGTCGGTCGCGACGGTATTGATTTTAGTGCTGACGCTTTTTTCGGTAAGCTTGGTCGGGATGATTAACGTGATTGGCAATCGAGCCGTCGCCTCAATCAAGGATAAGGTCGACGTGAGCGTCTATTTCCAGCCCGAGGTGCCTGAAAGCACGGTGCAGTCGGTTCAGGCCAAGCTCCAGGCGGTTAATGGCGTTCGGGATGTGGAATATATCAACCGGGACGAAGCTCAGCGGCGCTTCCTGGAAAAGTATCAGAATGATCCGGTCATCCAAGAGACCCTGAAAATATTAGAAGACAATCCATTTGGAGCAACGCTGGTCATCCGGGCGAATGATTTTAACGACTATCCGGTTATCATCTCGGCGTTATCAGATCCAGAGTATAAGGATTTGATCGAGAATCGTGATTTTCAGGACTACACCAGCATTATCAACCGGCTGGACCATATGACTGACCGGCTCTATCAGGTAGCCATGATCGTCACCATTATCTTCGTGATTATCGCCATTCTGGTGATATTCAATACGATTAGAATCACTATCTACACGCATCGCGAGGAGATTGGCATTATGCGCCTGGTGGGCGCCACCAATTGGTTCATTCGCGGACCATTTATTTTGGAAAGCGTTCTCTACGCGATCATTTCTACGGTGGTGTCGCTGCTAATATTTTACCCTTTCCTGCGTTATATCACGCCACAGGTATCGTCATTCTTCGAAGGATATAATATGAATCTGACTGCATACTTCTCCCAGTATATGTTGGACATTGTCGGGCTGCAGTTGATTGTGGCTTTGATTTTGTCAGTCGGCTCATCGATGATCGCCATCAGCCGGCATCTGAAGGTGTGA